The Carassius auratus strain Wakin chromosome 27, ASM336829v1, whole genome shotgun sequence genome includes a region encoding these proteins:
- the epha4a gene encoding ephrin type-A receptor 4 isoform X2, whose translation MTPMATLVFTATFALIIWIPTFALTARVYPPNEVTLLDSRTVQGELKWVASPTEGGWEEVSIMDEKNTPIRTYQVCNVMEPSQNNWLRTDWIPRGGAQRVYIEIKFTLRDCNSLPGVMGTCKETFNLYYYESNNDKERYIRENQFTKIDTIAADESFTQVDIGDRIMKLNTEVRDVGILTRKGFYLAFQDVGACIALVSVRIFYKKCPLTVRNLAQFPDTTTGADTSSLVEVRGSCVDNSEEREVPKMYCGADGEWLVPIGNCLCNPGFEEHGGTCQACKIGYYRALATDDSCSKCPLHSYSVREGSTSCACDKGFFRSETDPASMPCTQPPSAPLHLISNVNETSVNLEWTAPASSGGRQDLAYNVICKRCSSDGQRCQPCGNGIHFSPQQLGLRTTRVSINDLQAHTNYTFEIWAVNGVSKQSPGPEQAVSVTVTTNQAAPSPVTTIQAKDITRHAVSLAWQQPERPNGVILEYEVKYYEKDQNERSYRIMKTSSRSAEIKGLSPLTSYVFHVRARTAAGYGDFSAPFEFMTNSVPSPIIGDGANSTVLLVSVIGSVILLLIFIGVFIISRRRSKYSKAKQDSDEERHLHPGVRIYVDPFTYEDPNQAVREFAKEIDASCIKIEKVIGIGEFGEVCSGRLKMPGKREICVAIKTLKAGYTDKQRRDFLSEASIMGQFDHPNIIRLEGVVTKCKPVMIITEYMENGSLDAFLRKNDGRFTVIQLVGILRGIASGMKYLSDMSYVHRDLAARNILVNSNLVCKVSDFGMSRVLEEDPDAAYTTREITGTYQSQGGKIPIRWTAPEAITYRKFTSASDVWSYGIVMWEVMSYGERPYWDMSNQDVIKAIEEGYRLPPPMDCPVSLHQLMLDCWQKERAERPKFSQIVNMLDKLIRNPNSLKRTGGEIARPNTTLLEPSSPEFTSTLGSVADWLQAINMERYRDNFTAAGYTTPEAVVHMTQEDMARIGISSAAHQDKILNSAQGMLSQMQQMQDRMVPV comes from the exons TGGGAAGAAGTGAGCATCATGGATGAGAAGAATACGCCAATCAGAACGTACCAGGTATGCAACGTAATGGAACCCAGCCAGAACAACTGGCTCCGAACAGACTGGATCCCCCGTGGCGGAGCTCAGCGCGTCTACATCGAGATCAAATTCACTCTGCGTGACTGCAACAGCTTGCCAGGAGTCATGGGAACCTGCAAGGAGACCTTTAACCTCTACTACTACGAGTCCAACAATGACAAAGAGCGGTACATTCGAgagaaccagttcaccaaaatcGACACCATCGCGGCCGACGAGAGCTTCACGCAGGTGGACATAGGAGACCGCATCATGAAGCTGAACACAGAAGTGCGGGATGTGGGAATTTTGACACGGAAGGGCTTTTACCTGGCGTTCCAGGATGTGGGAGCCTGCATCGCTCTAGTATCCGTACGGATCTTCTATAAGAAATGCCCACTCACCGTACGCAACCTGGCCCAGTTTCCAGACACCACCACCGGGGCGGACACCTCATCGCTAGTGGAGGTACGCGGATCCTGTGTGGACAATTCGGAGGAACGTGAGGTCCCTAAAATGTACTGTGGAGCAGATGGAGAATGGCTGGTGCCTATTGGAAACTGTTTGTGTAACCCTGGCTTTGAGGAACACGGAGGAACATGCCAAG CCTGTAAGATCGGTTACTACAGAGCACTGGCTACAGACGACAGCTGCTCTAAGTGTCCCCTGCACAGTTACTCCGTTAGGGAGGGATCCACATCCTGTGCCTGTGACAAAGGCTTCTTCAGGTCTGAGACAGACCCTGCTTCTATGCCATGCACAC AGCCCCCATCTGCTCCTCTGCATCTTATTTCTAATGTGAACGAGACCTCTGTGAATCTGGAGTGGACTGCACCAGCATCCTCCGGTGGCAGGCAGGACCTCGCTTACAACGTCATATGCAAGCGGTGCAGCTCTGACGGTCAGCGCTGTCAGCCCTGCGGCAACGGCATCCATTTTTCGCCTCAGCAGCTGGGTCTACGCACCACCCGGGTATCCATAAATGACCTGCAGGCTCACACCAACTACACCTTTGAGATCTGGGCAGTCAATGGGGTCTCCAAGCAGAGTCCCGGACCAGAACAGGCGGTGTCTGTGACGGTCACCACCAACCAAGCGG ctcccTCTCCAGTAACCACCATCCAGGCCAAGGACATCACCAGACACGCTGTGTCTTTGGCATGGCAACAGCCTGAGAGACCCAATGGGGTCATTCTTGAGTATGAGGTCAAGTACTACGAGAAG GATCAAAACGAGCGCAGCTATCGCATAATGAAGACCTCGTCCCGAAGTGCCGAGATCAAAGGCCTGAGCCCGCTCacctcttatgtgtttcatgtgCGTGCCCGCACTGCCGCTGGCTATGGAGACTTCAGCGCCCCCTTCGAGTTTATGACCAATTCAG TTCCCTCTCCCATCATCGGAGATGGCGCTAATTCCACCGTTCTGTTGGTGTCTGTGATCGGCAGTGTGATTCTGTTGCTCATCTTCATCGGAGTCTTCATCATCAGCCGCAG GAGAAGCAAATACAGCAAAGCCAAACAGGATTCTGACGAGGAGAGACATTTACATCCAG GGGTTCGGATCTATGTGGACCCCTTCACCTATGAGGACCCCAACCAAGCAGTCCGTGAATTCGCTAAAGAAATCGACGCCTCCTGCATCAAGATTGAAAAGGTCATCGGCATTG gaGAATTCGGGGAGGTGTGCAGCGGTCGTCTCAAAATGCCTGGAAAGCGTGAGATCTGCGTAGCCATAAAAACCCTCAAAGCAGGATACACAGACAAGCAAAGGCGGGACTTTTTGAGCGAGGCCAGCATCATGGGCCAGTTCGACCACCCCAATATCATCCGACTTGAGGGAGTTGTCACCAAAT GTAAGCCAGTTATGATCATCACTGAATACATGGAGAATGGATCCCTCGATGCCTTTCTCAGG AAGAACGATGGGCGGTTTACTGTAATTCAGCTGGTTGGCATCCTGCGTGGAATCGCTTCAGGAATGAAGTATCTATCTGACATGAGCTACGTCCACCGTGACCTGGCTGCACGCAACATCCTGGTTAACAGTAACCTTGTGTGTAAAGTGTCTGACTTTGGCATGTCTCGAGTTTTGGAGGAAGATCCAGATGCTGCTTACACTACTAGG GAAATAACAGGAACCTATCAATCACAGGGAGGCAAGATACCTATTCGCTGGACCGCTCCAGAAGCCATTACATACAGGAAGTTTACCTCCGCCTCTGATGTATGGAGTTATGGCATAGTCATGTGGGAAGTGATGTCATATGGAGAACGGCCATACTGGGACATGAGTAACCAGGAT GTTATAAAGGCAATTGAGGAAGGCTATAGACTGCCTCCTCCCATGGACTGCCCAGTTTCTTTGCACCAGCTGATGCTGGATTGCTGGCAGAAAGAGCGTGCCGAAAGGCCAAAATTCAGCCAAATTGTCAACATGCTGGACAAACTCATCCGCAACCCCAACAGCCTGAAAAGGACAGGAGGAGAGATAGCCAG ACCCAACACCACCCTCCTGGAGCCCAGCAGCCCAGAATTCACATCTACCCTGGGATCAGTTGCCGACTGGCTGCAAGCCATAAACATGGAACGTTACAGAGACAACTTCACCGCTGCTGGCTACACCACACCAGAGGCCGTGGTCCACATGACACAAGA AGACATGGCGAGGATAGGGATCTCCTCTGCCGCACATCAGGATAAGATCCTCAACAGCGCGCAGGGAATGCTGTCCCAGATGCAACAAATGCAAGACAGGATGGTTCCTGTCTGA
- the epha4a gene encoding ephrin type-A receptor 4 isoform X4, with amino-acid sequence MTPMATLVFTATFALIIWIPTFALTARVYPPNEVTLLDSRTVQGELKWVASPTEGGWEEVSIMDEKNTPIRTYQVCNVMEPSQNNWLRTDWIPRGGAQRVYIEIKFTLRDCNSLPGVMGTCKETFNLYYYESNNDKERYIRENQFTKIDTIAADESFTQVDIGDRIMKLNTEVRDVGILTRKGFYLAFQDVGACIALVSVRIFYKKCPLTVRNLAQFPDTTTGADTSSLVEVRGSCVDNSEEREVPKMYCGADGEWLVPIGNCLCNPGFEEHGGTCQACKIGYYRALATDDSCSKCPLHSYSVREGSTSCACDKGFFRSETDPASMPCTQPPSAPLHLISNVNETSVNLEWTAPASSGGRQDLAYNVICKRCSSDGQRCQPCGNGIHFSPQQLGLRTTRVSINDLQAHTNYTFEIWAVNGVSKQSPGPEQAVSVTVTTNQAAPSPVTTIQAKDITRHAVSLAWQQPERPNGVILEYEVKYYEKDQNERSYRIMKTSSRSAEIKGLSPLTSYVFHVRARTAAGYGDFSAPFEFMTNSVPSPIIGDGANSTVLLVSVIGSVILLLIFIGVFIISRRRSKYSKAKQDSDEERHLHPGVRIYVDPFTYEDPNQAVREFAKEIDASCIKIEKVIGIGEFGEVCSGRLKMPGKREICVAIKTLKAGYTDKQRRDFLSEASIMGQFDHPNIIRLEGVVTKCKPVMIITEYMENGSLDAFLRKNDGRFTVIQLVGILRGIASGMKYLSDMSYVHRDLAARNILVNSNLVCKVSDFGMSRVLEEDPDAAYTTRGGKIPIRWTAPEAITYRKFTSASDVWSYGIVMWEVMSYGERPYWDMSNQDVIKAIEEGYRLPPPMDCPVSLHQLMLDCWQKERAERPKFSQIVNMLDKLIRNPNSLKRTGGEIARPNTTLLEPSSPEFTSTLGSVADWLQAINMERYRDNFTAAGYTTPEAVVHMTQEDMARIGISSAAHQDKILNSAQGMLSQMQQMQDRMVPV; translated from the exons TGGGAAGAAGTGAGCATCATGGATGAGAAGAATACGCCAATCAGAACGTACCAGGTATGCAACGTAATGGAACCCAGCCAGAACAACTGGCTCCGAACAGACTGGATCCCCCGTGGCGGAGCTCAGCGCGTCTACATCGAGATCAAATTCACTCTGCGTGACTGCAACAGCTTGCCAGGAGTCATGGGAACCTGCAAGGAGACCTTTAACCTCTACTACTACGAGTCCAACAATGACAAAGAGCGGTACATTCGAgagaaccagttcaccaaaatcGACACCATCGCGGCCGACGAGAGCTTCACGCAGGTGGACATAGGAGACCGCATCATGAAGCTGAACACAGAAGTGCGGGATGTGGGAATTTTGACACGGAAGGGCTTTTACCTGGCGTTCCAGGATGTGGGAGCCTGCATCGCTCTAGTATCCGTACGGATCTTCTATAAGAAATGCCCACTCACCGTACGCAACCTGGCCCAGTTTCCAGACACCACCACCGGGGCGGACACCTCATCGCTAGTGGAGGTACGCGGATCCTGTGTGGACAATTCGGAGGAACGTGAGGTCCCTAAAATGTACTGTGGAGCAGATGGAGAATGGCTGGTGCCTATTGGAAACTGTTTGTGTAACCCTGGCTTTGAGGAACACGGAGGAACATGCCAAG CCTGTAAGATCGGTTACTACAGAGCACTGGCTACAGACGACAGCTGCTCTAAGTGTCCCCTGCACAGTTACTCCGTTAGGGAGGGATCCACATCCTGTGCCTGTGACAAAGGCTTCTTCAGGTCTGAGACAGACCCTGCTTCTATGCCATGCACAC AGCCCCCATCTGCTCCTCTGCATCTTATTTCTAATGTGAACGAGACCTCTGTGAATCTGGAGTGGACTGCACCAGCATCCTCCGGTGGCAGGCAGGACCTCGCTTACAACGTCATATGCAAGCGGTGCAGCTCTGACGGTCAGCGCTGTCAGCCCTGCGGCAACGGCATCCATTTTTCGCCTCAGCAGCTGGGTCTACGCACCACCCGGGTATCCATAAATGACCTGCAGGCTCACACCAACTACACCTTTGAGATCTGGGCAGTCAATGGGGTCTCCAAGCAGAGTCCCGGACCAGAACAGGCGGTGTCTGTGACGGTCACCACCAACCAAGCGG ctcccTCTCCAGTAACCACCATCCAGGCCAAGGACATCACCAGACACGCTGTGTCTTTGGCATGGCAACAGCCTGAGAGACCCAATGGGGTCATTCTTGAGTATGAGGTCAAGTACTACGAGAAG GATCAAAACGAGCGCAGCTATCGCATAATGAAGACCTCGTCCCGAAGTGCCGAGATCAAAGGCCTGAGCCCGCTCacctcttatgtgtttcatgtgCGTGCCCGCACTGCCGCTGGCTATGGAGACTTCAGCGCCCCCTTCGAGTTTATGACCAATTCAG TTCCCTCTCCCATCATCGGAGATGGCGCTAATTCCACCGTTCTGTTGGTGTCTGTGATCGGCAGTGTGATTCTGTTGCTCATCTTCATCGGAGTCTTCATCATCAGCCGCAG GAGAAGCAAATACAGCAAAGCCAAACAGGATTCTGACGAGGAGAGACATTTACATCCAG GGGTTCGGATCTATGTGGACCCCTTCACCTATGAGGACCCCAACCAAGCAGTCCGTGAATTCGCTAAAGAAATCGACGCCTCCTGCATCAAGATTGAAAAGGTCATCGGCATTG gaGAATTCGGGGAGGTGTGCAGCGGTCGTCTCAAAATGCCTGGAAAGCGTGAGATCTGCGTAGCCATAAAAACCCTCAAAGCAGGATACACAGACAAGCAAAGGCGGGACTTTTTGAGCGAGGCCAGCATCATGGGCCAGTTCGACCACCCCAATATCATCCGACTTGAGGGAGTTGTCACCAAAT GTAAGCCAGTTATGATCATCACTGAATACATGGAGAATGGATCCCTCGATGCCTTTCTCAGG AAGAACGATGGGCGGTTTACTGTAATTCAGCTGGTTGGCATCCTGCGTGGAATCGCTTCAGGAATGAAGTATCTATCTGACATGAGCTACGTCCACCGTGACCTGGCTGCACGCAACATCCTGGTTAACAGTAACCTTGTGTGTAAAGTGTCTGACTTTGGCATGTCTCGAGTTTTGGAGGAAGATCCAGATGCTGCTTACACTACTAGG GGAGGCAAGATACCTATTCGCTGGACCGCTCCAGAAGCCATTACATACAGGAAGTTTACCTCCGCCTCTGATGTATGGAGTTATGGCATAGTCATGTGGGAAGTGATGTCATATGGAGAACGGCCATACTGGGACATGAGTAACCAGGAT GTTATAAAGGCAATTGAGGAAGGCTATAGACTGCCTCCTCCCATGGACTGCCCAGTTTCTTTGCACCAGCTGATGCTGGATTGCTGGCAGAAAGAGCGTGCCGAAAGGCCAAAATTCAGCCAAATTGTCAACATGCTGGACAAACTCATCCGCAACCCCAACAGCCTGAAAAGGACAGGAGGAGAGATAGCCAG ACCCAACACCACCCTCCTGGAGCCCAGCAGCCCAGAATTCACATCTACCCTGGGATCAGTTGCCGACTGGCTGCAAGCCATAAACATGGAACGTTACAGAGACAACTTCACCGCTGCTGGCTACACCACACCAGAGGCCGTGGTCCACATGACACAAGA AGACATGGCGAGGATAGGGATCTCCTCTGCCGCACATCAGGATAAGATCCTCAACAGCGCGCAGGGAATGCTGTCCCAGATGCAACAAATGCAAGACAGGATGGTTCCTGTCTGA
- the epha4a gene encoding ephrin type-A receptor 4 isoform X1 has protein sequence MTPMATLVFTATFALIIWIPTFALTARVYPPNEVTLLDSRTVQGELKWVASPTEGGWEEVSIMDEKNTPIRTYQVCNVMEPSQNNWLRTDWIPRGGAQRVYIEIKFTLRDCNSLPGVMGTCKETFNLYYYESNNDKERYIRENQFTKIDTIAADESFTQVDIGDRIMKLNTEVRDVGILTRKGFYLAFQDVGACIALVSVRIFYKKCPLTVRNLAQFPDTTTGADTSSLVEVRGSCVDNSEEREVPKMYCGADGEWLVPIGNCLCNPGFEEHGGTCQACKIGYYRALATDDSCSKCPLHSYSVREGSTSCACDKGFFRSETDPASMPCTQPPSAPLHLISNVNETSVNLEWTAPASSGGRQDLAYNVICKRCSSDGQRCQPCGNGIHFSPQQLGLRTTRVSINDLQAHTNYTFEIWAVNGVSKQSPGPEQAVSVTVTTNQAAPSPVTTIQAKDITRHAVSLAWQQPERPNGVILEYEVKYYEKDQNERSYRIMKTSSRSAEIKGLSPLTSYVFHVRARTAAGYGDFSAPFEFMTNSVPSPIIGDGANSTVLLVSVIGSVILLLIFIGVFIISRRRSKYSKAKQDSDEERHLHPGTSLRLSTGVRIYVDPFTYEDPNQAVREFAKEIDASCIKIEKVIGIGEFGEVCSGRLKMPGKREICVAIKTLKAGYTDKQRRDFLSEASIMGQFDHPNIIRLEGVVTKCKPVMIITEYMENGSLDAFLRKNDGRFTVIQLVGILRGIASGMKYLSDMSYVHRDLAARNILVNSNLVCKVSDFGMSRVLEEDPDAAYTTREITGTYQSQGGKIPIRWTAPEAITYRKFTSASDVWSYGIVMWEVMSYGERPYWDMSNQDVIKAIEEGYRLPPPMDCPVSLHQLMLDCWQKERAERPKFSQIVNMLDKLIRNPNSLKRTGGEIARPNTTLLEPSSPEFTSTLGSVADWLQAINMERYRDNFTAAGYTTPEAVVHMTQEDMARIGISSAAHQDKILNSAQGMLSQMQQMQDRMVPV, from the exons TGGGAAGAAGTGAGCATCATGGATGAGAAGAATACGCCAATCAGAACGTACCAGGTATGCAACGTAATGGAACCCAGCCAGAACAACTGGCTCCGAACAGACTGGATCCCCCGTGGCGGAGCTCAGCGCGTCTACATCGAGATCAAATTCACTCTGCGTGACTGCAACAGCTTGCCAGGAGTCATGGGAACCTGCAAGGAGACCTTTAACCTCTACTACTACGAGTCCAACAATGACAAAGAGCGGTACATTCGAgagaaccagttcaccaaaatcGACACCATCGCGGCCGACGAGAGCTTCACGCAGGTGGACATAGGAGACCGCATCATGAAGCTGAACACAGAAGTGCGGGATGTGGGAATTTTGACACGGAAGGGCTTTTACCTGGCGTTCCAGGATGTGGGAGCCTGCATCGCTCTAGTATCCGTACGGATCTTCTATAAGAAATGCCCACTCACCGTACGCAACCTGGCCCAGTTTCCAGACACCACCACCGGGGCGGACACCTCATCGCTAGTGGAGGTACGCGGATCCTGTGTGGACAATTCGGAGGAACGTGAGGTCCCTAAAATGTACTGTGGAGCAGATGGAGAATGGCTGGTGCCTATTGGAAACTGTTTGTGTAACCCTGGCTTTGAGGAACACGGAGGAACATGCCAAG CCTGTAAGATCGGTTACTACAGAGCACTGGCTACAGACGACAGCTGCTCTAAGTGTCCCCTGCACAGTTACTCCGTTAGGGAGGGATCCACATCCTGTGCCTGTGACAAAGGCTTCTTCAGGTCTGAGACAGACCCTGCTTCTATGCCATGCACAC AGCCCCCATCTGCTCCTCTGCATCTTATTTCTAATGTGAACGAGACCTCTGTGAATCTGGAGTGGACTGCACCAGCATCCTCCGGTGGCAGGCAGGACCTCGCTTACAACGTCATATGCAAGCGGTGCAGCTCTGACGGTCAGCGCTGTCAGCCCTGCGGCAACGGCATCCATTTTTCGCCTCAGCAGCTGGGTCTACGCACCACCCGGGTATCCATAAATGACCTGCAGGCTCACACCAACTACACCTTTGAGATCTGGGCAGTCAATGGGGTCTCCAAGCAGAGTCCCGGACCAGAACAGGCGGTGTCTGTGACGGTCACCACCAACCAAGCGG ctcccTCTCCAGTAACCACCATCCAGGCCAAGGACATCACCAGACACGCTGTGTCTTTGGCATGGCAACAGCCTGAGAGACCCAATGGGGTCATTCTTGAGTATGAGGTCAAGTACTACGAGAAG GATCAAAACGAGCGCAGCTATCGCATAATGAAGACCTCGTCCCGAAGTGCCGAGATCAAAGGCCTGAGCCCGCTCacctcttatgtgtttcatgtgCGTGCCCGCACTGCCGCTGGCTATGGAGACTTCAGCGCCCCCTTCGAGTTTATGACCAATTCAG TTCCCTCTCCCATCATCGGAGATGGCGCTAATTCCACCGTTCTGTTGGTGTCTGTGATCGGCAGTGTGATTCTGTTGCTCATCTTCATCGGAGTCTTCATCATCAGCCGCAG GAGAAGCAAATACAGCAAAGCCAAACAGGATTCTGACGAGGAGAGACATTTACATCCAG GCACCTCTCTCCGTCTCTCCACAGGGGTTCGGATCTATGTGGACCCCTTCACCTATGAGGACCCCAACCAAGCAGTCCGTGAATTCGCTAAAGAAATCGACGCCTCCTGCATCAAGATTGAAAAGGTCATCGGCATTG gaGAATTCGGGGAGGTGTGCAGCGGTCGTCTCAAAATGCCTGGAAAGCGTGAGATCTGCGTAGCCATAAAAACCCTCAAAGCAGGATACACAGACAAGCAAAGGCGGGACTTTTTGAGCGAGGCCAGCATCATGGGCCAGTTCGACCACCCCAATATCATCCGACTTGAGGGAGTTGTCACCAAAT GTAAGCCAGTTATGATCATCACTGAATACATGGAGAATGGATCCCTCGATGCCTTTCTCAGG AAGAACGATGGGCGGTTTACTGTAATTCAGCTGGTTGGCATCCTGCGTGGAATCGCTTCAGGAATGAAGTATCTATCTGACATGAGCTACGTCCACCGTGACCTGGCTGCACGCAACATCCTGGTTAACAGTAACCTTGTGTGTAAAGTGTCTGACTTTGGCATGTCTCGAGTTTTGGAGGAAGATCCAGATGCTGCTTACACTACTAGG GAAATAACAGGAACCTATCAATCACAGGGAGGCAAGATACCTATTCGCTGGACCGCTCCAGAAGCCATTACATACAGGAAGTTTACCTCCGCCTCTGATGTATGGAGTTATGGCATAGTCATGTGGGAAGTGATGTCATATGGAGAACGGCCATACTGGGACATGAGTAACCAGGAT GTTATAAAGGCAATTGAGGAAGGCTATAGACTGCCTCCTCCCATGGACTGCCCAGTTTCTTTGCACCAGCTGATGCTGGATTGCTGGCAGAAAGAGCGTGCCGAAAGGCCAAAATTCAGCCAAATTGTCAACATGCTGGACAAACTCATCCGCAACCCCAACAGCCTGAAAAGGACAGGAGGAGAGATAGCCAG ACCCAACACCACCCTCCTGGAGCCCAGCAGCCCAGAATTCACATCTACCCTGGGATCAGTTGCCGACTGGCTGCAAGCCATAAACATGGAACGTTACAGAGACAACTTCACCGCTGCTGGCTACACCACACCAGAGGCCGTGGTCCACATGACACAAGA AGACATGGCGAGGATAGGGATCTCCTCTGCCGCACATCAGGATAAGATCCTCAACAGCGCGCAGGGAATGCTGTCCCAGATGCAACAAATGCAAGACAGGATGGTTCCTGTCTGA